Genomic segment of Pseudothermotoga sp.:
TTGACAACTTTCACATGCACTTCTCGACATACAAATTTCAAATTGATGTTTCTCAATAAACTACCAGACAACAAACCTGCCTCGGTGAGAATCTGAAAACCGTTGCAAATGCCCATGACGAGTTTTCCAATCCTTGAAGCTTCCTGAACACTCCACATGACTGGTGAAAATCTTGCTATCGCGCCAGGTCTGAGATAATCACCGAAGGAAAATCCCCCAGGTATGACTATCAAATCGAAATCGGTGGGTGCAAATCTTTCTTCGTGAAACACGTAGTGACAATCTACACCAAAAACATTCTTCAGAACGTGGTAAGTATCGCGATCACAGTTGGAACCAGGAAAAACTATCACGGCAGCCCTCATGAAATTTCCTCCACGTTGAGTATTTTGTAAGATTCCACCACAGGATTCGCGAGCAATTTTTCACACATGGAAATGGCTCTGACCTTCGCCTCTTGTTCACCTTTCACGTCCAAAACTAGTTCGATGAGCTTTCCCATTCGCACACTCTCAACACCTTCAAATCCGAGTTTTTCCAAGGCACCTTTAACAGTTTGGCCTTGTGGATCGAACACGCCTTCCTTTGGGAGTATCTGTACCGTGACTCTGTACATGGCCCTCACTCACAGATACGCTTGTAGATCTCCCAGTAAGCTTCTTCAACCTTGCCAAGGTCGCGTCTGAATCTGTCTTTGTCGAGCTTTTCGAGAGTAGTCGCATCCCAGAATCGACACGTGTCTGGAGATATCTCGTCTGCCAGTAAAATCCCATGCGCACTCCGACCAAACTCCAGCTTGAAATCGACCAATACGAGATTTTTTTGGGCCAGGTACGATCTCAATATTTCGTTGACTTTGAGGGCCGTTTGTTCAATGAAACGCAACTCTTCTTCGTCGGCTAAATCGAGGGCGAGGGCGTGGTAGTGGTTTATCATTGGATCGTGCAACTCATCGTTCTTGTAGGTGAATTCAACGATGGGAAATTTCAACGCCGTTCCTTCTTTTAATCCAAGCCTAGAACAGAGACTACCTGCGGCTATGTTTCTGACTATCACCTCTATCGGGATGATCTGTACGGCTTTCACGAGCATCTCTCTGTCATTGAGGAGTTCAACAAAATGTGTCTTAATACCATTCTCCTCGAGCAACTTAAAGAACGCTGCCGACACTTTGTTGTTCACGATGCCCTTGCTCGGGATGATACCCTTTTTCTGACCATCGAAAGCGGTTGCGGTGTCTTTATACTCAATTATCAGATAACCTTCTCTTTCAGTTTTGTAGACCTTCTTCGCTTTCCCTTCATAAATCATCTCAACTTTTCTCATATTCTCACCCCTTCTTCCAATTGAGAACTTCTTGTTTCATTTTTTCACGATGATCTTTCAATCTCTGTGAGAGCTTTTCGTCTTTAAGCGATAACATGGCTACAGCAAACAGAGCGGCGTTGACGGCTCCGTCTATACCCATGCAAGCAACGGGTACACCACTCGGCATCTGCACTATGGAGAGGAGTGAGTCCAACCCGTTCAGCGAAACCGCCAGAGGCACCCCTATCACTGGCAGAGTGGTGTTCGCCGCTATGACACCCGGTAGATGCGCTGCCTTGCCAGCCATGGCGATGATCACTGAAAAACCGTTCTTCTCAGCGTTCTGCGCGAACGAAAGAGTCTCGAGGGGGGTTCTGTGCGCGGACAAAACGAAAATTTCGTGAGGAACTCCGAATTCTTCGAGGAGCTTTCCCGCACGCTCCGCGTGAGCAAGATCGCTAGAGCTTCCAACAACGATCGCCACTTTCAAAATATCACCTCCAAAAAAATAAAAATCCGGTAGGCCTTGGTCTCTACCGGAAAAAGAAATGAGCCCTTGTAGCCAGGACAGTTTACGGCTGTCCGGTAGAGACTCCCGAGCCATATTCTCGGGATTATACAAGGGCCTCTCCCTGTGGGAGGGAAATATTCACTTTCAATTTTATGATAGCACAGCTTCTCAATGAGAAACAAGTTGCCGTAAAGTTAATG
This window contains:
- a CDS encoding phosphoribosylaminoimidazolesuccinocarboxamide synthase — protein: MRKVEMIYEGKAKKVYKTEREGYLIIEYKDTATAFDGQKKGIIPSKGIVNNKVSAAFFKLLEENGIKTHFVELLNDREMLVKAVQIIPIEVIVRNIAAGSLCSRLGLKEGTALKFPIVEFTYKNDELHDPMINHYHALALDLADEEELRFIEQTALKVNEILRSYLAQKNLVLVDFKLEFGRSAHGILLADEISPDTCRFWDATTLEKLDKDRFRRDLGKVEEAYWEIYKRICE
- the purS gene encoding phosphoribosylformylglycinamidine synthase subunit PurS, translating into MYRVTVQILPKEGVFDPQGQTVKGALEKLGFEGVESVRMGKLIELVLDVKGEQEAKVRAISMCEKLLANPVVESYKILNVEEIS
- the purQ gene encoding phosphoribosylformylglycinamidine synthase I — encoded protein: MRAAVIVFPGSNCDRDTYHVLKNVFGVDCHYVFHEERFAPTDFDLIVIPGGFSFGDYLRPGAIARFSPVMWSVQEASRIGKLVMGICNGFQILTEAGLLSGSLLRNINLKFVCREVHVKVVNNRTPFTCLFEEGEVIRMPIAHGEGRYFPSPSGLKPDQIVLQYCDEDGKTIDSTNPNGSYMNIAGIINEDGNVFGLMPHPERCCEDVLGNTDGKRFFESILTYVSRRRVYATS
- the purE gene encoding 5-(carboxyamino)imidazole ribonucleotide mutase — its product is MLKVAIVVGSSSDLAHAERAGKLLEEFGVPHEIFVLSAHRTPLETLSFAQNAEKNGFSVIIAMAGKAAHLPGVIAANTTLPVIGVPLAVSLNGLDSLLSIVQMPSGVPVACMGIDGAVNAALFAVAMLSLKDEKLSQRLKDHREKMKQEVLNWKKG